The window CTGTCCAGTTGTGTTTGGAAAAAGGAACTTGAATCTTCCCTTTCTTTCAGTTTCCTAGTATCATACTTCCTCCATTCTCACCTGTGCTTTGATTATAGCCCTTGATTCATTATTGTACGTGTTTGCCTGAAGTGAGTGTGGCATTTGCTTTTTGTTCATCTCAAAACAACATGCTGCTTAggttttttctcctcttcttatTGTGTGAGACCACAGGTAAGgacatttttattaatgaatGTAAAAAGAGAGTATTTCAAATATActgttatatttatttgtgcttCTTGTTGTCCTTacagtgaaattgcagatgGCAGAATGGCCTTTAGGATATATTACTCCTTACCAGGAATTTATTACAACTGCAGTGGCTGGGGAAGGTAATACAGAATGTGATTCTTTAGTAATTTCAaatgaaactattaaaaacaagactgagagtctacagcaATGCTGACAGCTCTGTGTGGATGTACACTGCTGTACTATTCTCTGCACAGCGGttttttgagctaaatgctaatggtagcatgctgacatgctcacaatgacaatactaacatgttGATGGTAGGTATATAAGTGCGAAGCATTTTTCCCCACTCTGTGTTCCTATTTCATATTTGTCTTTAAACGATATTCTCAATGTTActtaacatagaaacacaggacTCTCCCGCTTGGTGATGctataggtttatgttatggccaccagttttaattatttcaaattaGTTTCtgaaaaatcatgttttgtctgtaatttTGGCATGGCGAACTggtctaaatactacaataccgaTGAGCCTCAGCCAGACGTTGCCATGGAGAAGAGGCCAGTCAGAGGCACAAATCAGAGCAGTTgcaaattcaaaacattttgttgttacagctgaggacaaaacacatacacacacatagttttTGAATTCACCCCAAGTTGACCCAGaatttaaaagtgaattgatttaatctgcagattgtgttttcagttttctcaacacTAATCTTTAGCTTCCACCCACCGTTAGTGACACGCGTAAGAGAATTTTAAGCTCTGCTATTGCATGTTTATTGCCAAAATGCACGTTGGGAGTCATAGTTAACGTCTACCTCAGTTTTCATGTACACAGATTTGTACCTTCGACTTTTAATCAAAGAACCAGTTATTTTCCAATGGAGTTCTTAATCTTTTGTAATGATGATTTAACTGGTTGAGCTTCATGGTGATCCAAGTCGAAGACGAGCTACAACTATGGGTCAAGTGACATTGACTTTTACTTCCAGAATCAGGGGTGCCCAaaatagctcctcccacttGTAGCTTTATATGATGTTTACTTTGGTCAGCAActcagtttagcgtgttagcatgctaacatttgctcattagctctaaacacaaagtacagatgaggctgatgggaatgtcattaatattgcaggtcataaaccaaagtattgggcaactaaactttgacctgatcaccaaagtgattacaatttatcctgtaggggacatgaatgtctgtaaattttatggcaatccatcccatagttgtcgggacattttactcaaagccacaaatgtcaaaTTGCTGagggcactagaggaaaagtcattggatcaccaaagtcatgtAGGACTCATCCTCTGGAGAATATGAATGTctctacaaaatgtcatggcaatccatctaatagttgctGAGTTCAGTCTGATCCAAAGTGGTGGATAAACTGGCCATTTAGTAGATTACTGGGTAAACGAAAACTTTGACCCGCTGGTGGCATTATAAGAAAAGTCataggatcaccaaagtaactAGGATTcttcctctgggcaccatggaaaTCTGAACCAAATtaaatggcaatccatccaatggtttggaaaaaaataggaatttcactaaaaaccaaaaatgtcaacctaatGGTGGTGCTAGacaaaaagtcaggggatcaccaaagtaattagaTTCATTCAGTGGGGACTGTGAAcgtgtacaaaatttcatggcaatccatccaatagttgctgagatatttaaGACGACCAAAATGGTGGATAAACTGGCCAACAAACAGACATTGaaccatgccgctagcatggctaaaactgTACGCAATACCAATATGTTCTGTCTATCTTTAGTTTCATCTATACTCTCTCCATCCATCATTCTCCATTCATCCCCAGAAAAGCTATCTCCGCTGCAGCTGGAGGCCACACCAGGTTACCCCGTTGCAGCAGGTCAAAGCGTCCACCTGCATTGCAGTGCTTTCACCATGCCAGACTCTGTCACTTGGTCCTGGCAACACAGGAAAAATGAGACCTGGCGAGAAGTGGGCAGCGGTAGGACTCTGATCCTCACTGAGCCAAAGCAGAGCGGGCATTACCGCTGCTGTGCTAAGAGCCAGTTTCAGCAGAGCGTGAGCCCTATCCACGCAGTCTATATCATCTCCATGGGTGCAACAGGTTGGTAGTCTGTTTTGATTTGCTGCATATCTGAATTAAATGAGGGAGAATCATTATAGGTCTgcaatattcattttttaatgctAATGACTGACAATGGACTCATCATTGGTCTGGACACTAATGATGACGTCATTATCACATTGGAACTGCTTACACAATGGATTGCAGACAATTACCTGAACAAGTTTTGGCATAATTTAGGGCCAAAACTTATATACAACATATTACAGTAAGTAGGAAGAccaatgggggaaaaaaactataGTTATACTGGATTTTGAGTTTGATACCAGTCTTGACACTTTATGttttcacataaacacatgacatgacatgaacttttttgtttaggttgtttcatattaacaatggatcacgtGACtgcttgtatgtgaaagggggaAGCTTGTAATGACAATCccacagacaactatcacttgattctgcagttcccctcagctctttaTTGCATCTTTCGTCTCATTGTGTATCTGTCCAGACCACAACTTTGGTGTTTTGGTTCCATCTCACTGATCTCATGGCATTGTTtcgagttggtagagaccaaaaaacaGATCTAGatggagagtaaatattggacttacatcaggtggccagaaacacaactccaaatgctccgtatctgctgaatgtgtagataggcaaatgtttgctaacaagtccACTATGTAAACTTAAAAGGTGAAAATATACCAGTGTTTACAGAGTGTTTCCACTGCTCTCAAGTGGCTAAATAAttagttattgcaggtttaaatttgGTTGGTAAAgtattgtgaccaagatatgtagcTACTGAGTGgaaaattttacatttgaaaattaaacttgTCATTGCCCTCTGGTGGACAAATAATGCAATGGCTACACTGTTTCTacattacctcaaacatatcttttgTATTTCTATACTGAAATTTCTTGTTACGTTTTCAGCCAACGTCTGCACAGACACTGAAAAATCTCCCACTTGTAGCTTTATATGATGTTTACTTTGGTCAGCATCTCAGTTTAGtgcgttagcatgctaacatttgctcattagctctaaacacaaaTGGAAATCTGAACCAAATTAAatgaaccaaaaatgtcaacctaaaAAAACTAGGAAAAATCTGCATCGTCCAATATTTGAACAATTAACTAACacaaagtttgtgtttgtcatacACAAAGATAGG is drawn from Siniperca chuatsi isolate FFG_IHB_CAS linkage group LG15, ASM2008510v1, whole genome shotgun sequence and contains these coding sequences:
- the LOC122861989 gene encoding uncharacterized protein LOC122861989 isoform X2, whose translation is MTRVLLQVKLQMAEWPLGYITPYQEFITTAVAGEEKLSPLQLEATPGYPVAAGQSVHLHCSAFTMPDSVTWSWQHRKNETWREVGSGRTLILTEPKQSGHYRCCAKSQFQQSVSPIHAVYIISMGATVGENLGIAAFVLSLLALIINLAILFWLGWHRLGDTLTTSNTAAKGFPGPQKSPKEGLPQSDSDGDVYMNYTSTNQVYTDLDPTNMKDDNVYSGLS
- the LOC122861989 gene encoding uncharacterized protein LOC122861989 isoform X3; this translates as MAEWPLGYITPYQEFITTAVAGEEKLSPLQLEATPGYPVAAGQSVHLHCSAFTMPDSVTWSWQHRKNETWREVGSGRTLILTEPKQSGHYRCCAKSQFQQSVSPIHAVYIISMGATVGENLGIAAFVLSLLALIINLAILFWLGWHRLGDTLTTSNTAAKGFPGPQKSPKEGLPQSDSDGDVYMNYTSTNQVYTDLDPTNMKDDNVYSGLS
- the LOC122861989 gene encoding uncharacterized protein LOC122861989 isoform X1 yields the protein MLLRFFLLFLLCETTVKLQMAEWPLGYITPYQEFITTAVAGEEKLSPLQLEATPGYPVAAGQSVHLHCSAFTMPDSVTWSWQHRKNETWREVGSGRTLILTEPKQSGHYRCCAKSQFQQSVSPIHAVYIISMGATVGENLGIAAFVLSLLALIINLAILFWLGWHRLGDTLTTSNTAAKGFPGPQKSPKEGLPQSDSDGDVYMNYTSTNQVYTDLDPTNMKDDNVYSGLS